One Hordeum vulgare subsp. vulgare chromosome 4H, MorexV3_pseudomolecules_assembly, whole genome shotgun sequence DNA window includes the following coding sequences:
- the LOC123449168 gene encoding proline-rich protein 2-like, translated as MALLPRRFLLGVCAVALAVGLANAVAVHGEAAPVVVGLARCSDCTRKNMNAEAAFKGLQVAVKCKNGRGEYESKAVGHVDKSGAFSVPLAADLVGDDGELKQDCFAQLHSASSAPCPGQEPSKIVAARPSHDGQTTFVAIAGEVHHPSAECASAFLCNPLHKHHLVVFHKPVIVSPKHDHDHDHDHDHVHDHDHDHDSPKHDHDHDHDHDHVHDHDHDHDHAPAVKPPTTPVYTPAAPTPTPIYHPPAQRDAVTEPQLFKKMLPFLKKLPFFPPAKQSGKP; from the exons ATGGCGCTCCTACCTCGGCGGTTTCTGCTCGGGGTTTGCGCCGTAGCGCTGGCCGTCGGCCTCGCGAACGCTGTGGCTGTGCACGGCGAGGCAGCGCCGGTCGTGGTCGGCCTGGCCAGGTGCTCGGACTGCACAAGGAAGAACATGAATGCCGAGGCAGCTTTCAAAG GTCTCCAAGTTGCTGTCAAGTGCAAGAACGGCAGGGGCGAGTACGAGAGCAAGGCCGTGGGGCATGTTGACAAGTCCGGCGCCTTCAGCGTCCCCCTGGCCGCCGACCTcgtcggcgacgacggcgagctgaAGCAGGACTGCTTCGCGCAGCTCCACAGCGCGTCGAGCGCGCCGTGCCCCGGGCAGGAGCCCTCCAAGATCGTCGCGGCACGGCCCAGCCACGACGGCCAGACGACCTTCGTCGCGATCGCCGGCGAGGTGCACCATCCTTCAGCTGAGTGCGCCTCCGCGTTCCTGTGCAATCCTCTGCACAAGCACCACTTGGTCGTCTTCCACAAGCCCGTCATTGTCTCTCCCAAGCACgatcatgatcacgaccacgaccaTGACCACGTCCACGACCATGATCATGACCATGACTCTCCCAAGCACgatcatgatcacgaccacgaccaTGACCACGTCCACGACCATGATCATGACCATGATCACGCGCCTGCAGTCAAGCCACCGACGACGCCGGTGTACACGCCGGCGGCGCCAACCCCTACGCCGATCTACCACCCCCCAGCCCAGCGTGACGCCGTCACGGAGCCACAGCTCTTCAAGAAGATGCTCCCGTTCCTCAAGAAGCTGCCGTTCTTCCCTCCTGCCAAGCAGAGCGGCAAGCCGTAG
- the LOC123449167 gene encoding probable 4-hydroxy-tetrahydrodipicolinate reductase 2, chloroplastic isoform X1 yields the protein MLSVRAPPRAFSPSPPWRRRGRLDGFAAPRCVSAAPPVTTLETATARPAGVSFPILVNGCTGKMGVSVAEAATSRGLHLVPVSFSSRENLDKTIQIGDTDIEIYGPSAREDVLSSVIDEFPDVVVVDYTAPDSVNSNAELYCKLGVPFVMGTTGGDQQLLYKSVQDSKNYALISPQMGKQVVAFLAAMETIAEQFPGAFSGYRLEVLESHQAGKLDTSGTAKAVIACFEKLGAVFDMDRMVKIRDPEQQLYMVGVPEEHIDGHAFHLYHLTSPDDSVSFEFQHNVCGRSIYAEGSVDAAIFLYKKVQSMDPKRIYNMIDVLQEGDMR from the exons ATGCTCTCGGTGCGGGCGCCGCCCCGCGCTTTCTCGCCCTCGCCGCCGTGGCGGAGACGGGGCCGCCTAGACGGTTTCGCCGCGCCGCGGTGTGTCAGCGCCGCGCCACCCGTGACAACCCTAGAGACGGCTACCGCGCGGCCGGCAGGCGTCTCCTTCCCGATTCTG GTGAATGGCTGCACTGGTAAAATGGGGGTATCTGTTGCTGAGGCAGCTACTTCAAGGGGTCTTCACCTAGTTCCTGTTTCATTCAGTAGTAGAGAGAACCTtgataaaacaatacaaattggTGATACAGACATTGAGATATATGGCCCTTCTGCAAGAGAAGATGTTCTTTCATCTGTCATTGACGAATTCCCAGATGTCGTCGTGGTGGACTACACGGCACCGGATTCTGTGAACT CTAATGCCGAGCTCTATTGCAAGCTTGGTGTGCCATTTGTAATGGGCACAACTGGCGGGGATCAGCAGTTACTGTACAAATCAGTGCAAGATTCAAAAAACTACGCACTAATATCTCCACAAATGGGCAAACAG GTTGTTGCATTTCTTGCTGCAATGGAAACAATTGCGGAGCAGTTTCCTGGGGCCTTCTCAGGCTATCGCTTGGAG GTACTGGAATCCCATCAAGCAGGAAAGCTGGACACATCTGGTACAGCTAAAGCAGTAATTGCTTGTTTCGAGAAGTTAGGCGCGGTCTTTGACATGGACAGG ATGGTTAAGATCAGGGATCCTGAGCAGCAGCTTTATATGGTGGGTGTCCCCGAAGAACACATTGATGGGCATGCATTCCATTTGTACCATCTGACTTCTCCCGATGACAG CGTTTCATTTGAGTTCCAGCACAATGTTTGTGGCCGTTCAATATACGCCGAAGGGTCAGTTGATGCCGCCATATTTCTGTATAAGAAG GTACAATCAATGGATCCTAAGAGAATTTACAACATGATTGATGTCTTGCAAGAAGGCGATATGCGGTAA
- the LOC123449167 gene encoding probable 4-hydroxy-tetrahydrodipicolinate reductase 2, chloroplastic isoform X2 translates to MVNGCTGKMGVSVAEAATSRGLHLVPVSFSSRENLDKTIQIGDTDIEIYGPSAREDVLSSVIDEFPDVVVVDYTAPDSVNSNAELYCKLGVPFVMGTTGGDQQLLYKSVQDSKNYALISPQMGKQVVAFLAAMETIAEQFPGAFSGYRLEVLESHQAGKLDTSGTAKAVIACFEKLGAVFDMDRMVKIRDPEQQLYMVGVPEEHIDGHAFHLYHLTSPDDSVSFEFQHNVCGRSIYAEGSVDAAIFLYKKVQSMDPKRIYNMIDVLQEGDMR, encoded by the exons ATG GTGAATGGCTGCACTGGTAAAATGGGGGTATCTGTTGCTGAGGCAGCTACTTCAAGGGGTCTTCACCTAGTTCCTGTTTCATTCAGTAGTAGAGAGAACCTtgataaaacaatacaaattggTGATACAGACATTGAGATATATGGCCCTTCTGCAAGAGAAGATGTTCTTTCATCTGTCATTGACGAATTCCCAGATGTCGTCGTGGTGGACTACACGGCACCGGATTCTGTGAACT CTAATGCCGAGCTCTATTGCAAGCTTGGTGTGCCATTTGTAATGGGCACAACTGGCGGGGATCAGCAGTTACTGTACAAATCAGTGCAAGATTCAAAAAACTACGCACTAATATCTCCACAAATGGGCAAACAG GTTGTTGCATTTCTTGCTGCAATGGAAACAATTGCGGAGCAGTTTCCTGGGGCCTTCTCAGGCTATCGCTTGGAG GTACTGGAATCCCATCAAGCAGGAAAGCTGGACACATCTGGTACAGCTAAAGCAGTAATTGCTTGTTTCGAGAAGTTAGGCGCGGTCTTTGACATGGACAGG ATGGTTAAGATCAGGGATCCTGAGCAGCAGCTTTATATGGTGGGTGTCCCCGAAGAACACATTGATGGGCATGCATTCCATTTGTACCATCTGACTTCTCCCGATGACAG CGTTTCATTTGAGTTCCAGCACAATGTTTGTGGCCGTTCAATATACGCCGAAGGGTCAGTTGATGCCGCCATATTTCTGTATAAGAAG GTACAATCAATGGATCCTAAGAGAATTTACAACATGATTGATGTCTTGCAAGAAGGCGATATGCGGTAA